acctattaaagaataataaagCTAGAATGAAAGCAAAAGTAGCTCACCTCTTGGACAAGTTCAGGTGCCTGAGTATtgtaaaaaagaggaaaaagtatcaatttttttttttttaactaggcattggtaccaattcagtctcaaacatatcaatttgatcaatttaattttaaaacttttttatattaatacgaaTTCAATCATTCTAGTTAATTTTGGCCGGAGGCACTTGACAATCCGTTCAACTTCAAATAAGAAGGAACCAAACACTTTCGAAGCCATTTCATGAGTCTTAAAGTAGTCACATGGAACACAGTTTTATGGAATTCAAACCAAGGAAGACAGACATGGCGCAAACATTGTACCTTTCGACGTACACGTATTCGCCAAGAACCACACCACGAAGTTTATTTTAGCTCTGCAAGGTGAGCACATATATAAATCCACAAACACACAAGACACACAGAGATATCATTTCGCCCTAAGAACACCGCGAATCGCTCACGCGTTGTTGATGATATGAGCATCCGTGTCCTTAGTGAGCTTGATTTCGAGATCCTTGCAGGCAGTAGGGTCGGCGACGCCTTCGTGCAGCTTCTCGTACTCTAGAGTCCACTTCGCTAAACTTCCACGGCCGTCGCTTTTCGCAATCATCTTGACGATTGCCTTGAAGGTCTTGAACTCTTCCAGGAGATCCCCTCCTATTATGTTGAAGATGAGTACCTTGTTCGCATCATCCACCTCAATCCTCTCCTTGACTGTCAAGGTCTTCCCCTCTGCATGTTGAGGTTCGTCGAGTTATAAGCACATACTGATACAGCAATGTCCCGcttttttaagaatatattcAGCTGGAAAGATTTTTCACGAACAGCTTCTCATAGTACTAGCACATATAAGACTTGAAATTGGACATCTACTGTATGGACATATTTCTCAGTAAAGAGAAATTACCAAATGAAACTAATACATCCACTAAATGGAGCATAGAGGGTAAATGATCCAAAACTAGACTAATCGCGCACATGTTTTGCGGTTGAAATCTCAGGCAGTGAAATCAGAATCTAGCATAGTATGCGCTAATGATAATGGCGATGCCaacacaaggaaaaaaaacataacaagTCACTCGGTCGATGGTGAGGTGATGCATTACTCACCTACGGTATAAGTCCAGAGCTTGACAGCATCCTCCGAGTGCCATTCGCCTTCATGGAGCTGCACGCTCTGTACCGCATCGGAGCTCGCATTTGGCAGGTGGTACATGTGGTTCCTCCAGATGTTGTAGAACTCATCAGCCGACGACTGAATCTCTACTTCAAACTCTAGCTTCCCCTCCAAGCCCATCCCCTCTCCTGATGAAACGAATAAGTTCACTCGTAGAGAAACCAAAGCCCTAGTAGAAGCAAAAGCTACAATTCAAGAACTGAAGACCGAAGCTGTCTCGTTTCAGTTGCAAGAACAGAAGGCTAGTTCGCTTGGCCTTTATATGGAGATCAAGATGCCACTTTGGCATTCAattgtcacttttttttttttaaagaacatttaagtgttatttttgtaacttttagTACTGAAGTGTCTCTCCATGCCAAATTTTAGCAATCTAGATGTCTGGCACTCAAAAAGATCATATATCTTCATCTTGTAAATACTCGAATTTAGAATTATATATTCTATTCATGACTCATCATCATATTTTCGATATAGTTTAAGAACTCAATCATTCTAATTGTTGAAATGATAATTAATTTAGAGCTGTTTCCCTAACTagcatatatttcttttattagatATAATAAGCTAACCAAACACGCAACAACaccaaaaatatgttaatgtCCAAATATTCAATTCAATGTTGACGTGATGGTGAATTACATAGTTATTAATTAACGGAAAACCCACCCTAAAAGTATTCTGATGTTTAGTACAAAAAGGAAACACGATCTaaattgattaatgaaatgataCAAGATATGAGCGATCTAATTTAGTTTTAGAAAGTGTAAAAGCTCTATAATATGAATGCATTAGAACTTCTCGTGTAAGTCTTCCAACCTAATTAAACACAAACAAGTATTTGAAATCTAAAATTCTTGGTTGTGAATGATTTGACACACAATGCAAAGTCAAGACAGAAATCC
The nucleotide sequence above comes from Eucalyptus grandis isolate ANBG69807.140 chromosome 2, ASM1654582v1, whole genome shotgun sequence. Encoded proteins:
- the LOC104433214 gene encoding MLP-like protein 28, whose protein sequence is MGLEGKLEFEVEIQSSADEFYNIWRNHMYHLPNASSDAVQSVQLHEGEWHSEDAVKLWTYTVEGKTLTVKERIEVDDANKVLIFNIIGGDLLEEFKTFKAIVKMIAKSDGRGSLAKWTLEYEKLHEGVADPTACKDLEIKLTKDTDAHIINNA